The Vulpes vulpes isolate BD-2025 chromosome 10, VulVul3, whole genome shotgun sequence genome has a window encoding:
- the FOXE3 gene encoding forkhead box protein E3, producing MGRGRPSGTEAGRSAMEPPAAFPGFPALPSVAPSGPPPSPLAGAEPGPEPAGAGAGAGAGAGAGAGAAARGEPVPGPGRRRRRPLQRGKPPYSYIALIAMALAHAPGRRLTLAAIYRFITERFAFYRDSPRKWQNSIRHNLTLNDCFVKVPREPGNPGKGNYWTLDPAAADMFDNGSFLRRRKRFKRADLPAPAAGPPPCPCPCPCAPAPPPAPPPAPAPPPAPPLLAPAPAPPPARLFSVDSLVSLPPELAGLGAPEPPCCAAPDAAFPPCAAAASPPLYPPGPERLGLPAPRPGPGPGPLPAEPLLALAGPAAALGPLGPGDAYLRQPAYAPGLERYL from the exons ATGGGGAGGG GGCGGCCGTCGGGGACCGAGGCCGGGCGCAGCGCCATGGAGCCGCCCGCCGCTTTCCCGGGCTTCCCGGCCCTGCCCTCGGTGGCGCCGTCGGggccgccgccgtcgccgctGGCCGGGGCCGAGCCGGGGCCGGAgcccgcgggcgcgggggcgggcgcgggggcgggcgcgggggcgggcgcgggggcggcggcgcgcggggaGCCGGTGCccggcccggggcggcggcggcggcgccccctgCAGCGCGGGAAGCCGCCCTACTCGTACATCGCGCTCATCGCCATGGCGCTGGCGCACGCCCCGGGCCGCCGCCTCACGCTGGCCGCCATCTACCGCTTCATCACCGAGCGCTTCGCCTTCTACCGCGACAGCCCGCGCAAGTGGCAGAACAGCATCCGCCACAACCTGACGCTCAACGACTGCTTCGTCAAGGTGCCGCGCGAGCCGGGCAACCCGGGCAAGGGCAACTACTGGACGCTGGACCCCGCGGCCGCCGACATGTTCGACAACGGCAGCTTCCTGCGGCGCCGCAAGCGCTTCAAGCGCGCCGACctgcccgcgcccgccgccggcccgccgccctgcccctgcccctgcccctgcgcgcccgcgcccccgcccgcgcccccgcccgcgcccgcgcccccgcccgcgcccccgctgctcgcgcccgcgcccgcgcccccgcccgcgcgcctCTTCAGCGTCGACAGCCTGGTGAGCCTGCCGCCCGAGCTGGCGGGGCTGGGCGCCCCCGAGCCGCCCTGCTGCGCCGCGCCCGACGCCGCCTTCCCGCCCTGcgcggccgccgcctccccgccgcTCTACCCGCCGGGCCCCGAGCGCCTGGGGctgcccgcgccgcgccccggccccggccccggcccgctgCCCGCCGAGCCCCTGCTGGCGCTGGCCGGGCCCGCCGCCGCGCTCGGCCCGCTCGGCCCCGGGGACGCCTACCTGAGGCAGCCGGCCTACGCGCCCGGGCTCGAGCGCTACCTGTGA